The Paenibacillus sp. YPG26 genome includes a window with the following:
- a CDS encoding fibronectin type III domain-containing protein codes for MEDDASGTESGTWYYDLDTSSYDGAIEIVAGGQRPDTRYGISTPFVVFHVDHPEANKPAVEIVSPEDGSRLTGIQLIKVKATARNPLTSVQIRINGSSWKNTILKGNLYEYAYSPVLKGDQTLSIEARATDDHNNIGKSSTRYVYTGEGVREPVIVEKQDRAIWLWEKAAYNLILNPGSRSALEQFTSDTSTFNSGAVTTIYMGVFPHEGVDMLEEKRKELRKFLKWAHERGLKIQACIAGGTVPPYFGSYKRYNKHAINEIEKVINFNLSSPPDERFDGVNVDVEPYILGEFGTTKPQLQIDYLNLLQTMMERRNLSGLNLPVGPAIPRWYDTSNAANDITWQGQTKWLSQHVQDITDYISIMDYTDSSRGIIDGAQGEIDYANSINKPNSVIVGVETLDIANSGDPESITFREEGRTYMESQLAAVYQKFSNEPSFGGIAMHHYDSIRWLPTEWGPNAVFWKPQIEDTTPPTALSTDPEAVTFDYQTIKLTYGRATDNSDIEEYRIYRSTSPEFTPSVANYAGKSYNLDYTDEGLLPQTTYYYKVAAVDISGNVGPASGITSATTGETHLQPMTISSMKVSLNAGKIRATLKVQDFSTKEELSALVYGRFTYMAGKYVTFKLTPGTIAAIDSEAVPTASGMAGFAPQRIIAPGYYWASAYDTPHTATVVWPAQQGAAQTEDRNADQEPSLDQEPTPDQEPVVEEEPVVDQEPLPAEEEPEETPELQP; via the coding sequence ATGGAGGATGATGCCTCCGGTACAGAGTCTGGCACCTGGTATTATGATTTGGACACTTCAAGTTATGATGGTGCAATTGAGATTGTAGCCGGCGGTCAGCGGCCGGATACCCGTTACGGAATTTCCACCCCATTCGTCGTATTCCATGTAGATCATCCCGAAGCGAACAAACCCGCTGTTGAAATTGTCAGCCCCGAAGACGGAAGCCGCTTAACTGGAATTCAACTGATTAAGGTTAAAGCAACCGCACGCAACCCGCTCACTTCAGTACAGATCAGAATTAACGGAAGCTCTTGGAAAAATACAATCTTAAAAGGAAATCTTTATGAATACGCTTACAGCCCAGTGCTGAAAGGAGATCAGACCTTAAGCATTGAAGCCAGAGCAACCGACGATCACAATAACATCGGTAAAAGCTCAACCCGCTATGTATATACAGGCGAAGGTGTCCGTGAACCGGTTATCGTTGAGAAGCAGGATCGTGCCATTTGGCTTTGGGAAAAGGCTGCCTACAACCTGATTCTGAATCCCGGTTCCAGAAGCGCACTTGAACAGTTCACCAGCGATACCTCCACCTTCAACTCGGGGGCTGTCACTACCATTTATATGGGGGTATTCCCACATGAGGGTGTGGATATGCTGGAGGAAAAGCGCAAGGAACTCCGCAAATTCTTGAAATGGGCTCATGAACGCGGCTTGAAAATTCAAGCCTGTATCGCTGGCGGAACCGTACCTCCCTATTTCGGAAGTTACAAGAGATATAATAAACATGCCATCAACGAAATCGAGAAAGTCATTAATTTCAATCTTTCTTCCCCGCCGGATGAACGCTTCGACGGAGTGAATGTCGACGTGGAGCCTTATATTCTTGGTGAATTCGGCACTACCAAGCCTCAGCTTCAGATCGACTATCTGAATCTGCTTCAAACGATGATGGAACGCAGAAACCTGTCAGGCCTTAACCTTCCTGTTGGCCCTGCCATTCCAAGATGGTATGACACCTCCAATGCCGCTAACGATATCACATGGCAAGGACAGACCAAGTGGTTGTCCCAGCATGTTCAGGATATAACAGATTATATATCCATCATGGATTATACAGATAGCAGCAGAGGAATCATTGACGGAGCTCAAGGTGAAATTGACTATGCGAACTCTATCAATAAGCCTAACTCGGTTATCGTAGGTGTTGAGACACTCGACATCGCGAATAGTGGCGATCCGGAGTCCATTACCTTCCGGGAAGAAGGACGGACCTACATGGAGAGCCAACTGGCCGCGGTATATCAGAAGTTTAGCAATGAACCGTCATTTGGCGGAATAGCTATGCACCACTACGACTCCATTAGATGGCTTCCTACGGAATGGGGACCTAATGCGGTATTCTGGAAGCCACAGATCGAGGACACCACTCCACCAACTGCACTTAGTACCGATCCCGAAGCTGTCACTTTTGATTATCAGACGATTAAGCTGACCTATGGCCGGGCAACGGATAACTCGGACATTGAGGAATATCGAATCTACCGGAGCACATCTCCTGAATTCACACCAAGCGTAGCCAACTATGCAGGCAAATCCTACAATCTGGATTATACAGATGAGGGCCTGCTTCCACAAACAACTTACTATTACAAAGTAGCTGCGGTTGATATCAGCGGTAACGTCGGTCCTGCTAGCGGTATTACCTCAGCCACCACGGGAGAGACACATCTACAACCGATGACCATTAGCTCCATGAAGGTATCGCTGAACGCAGGCAAGATCAGAGCAACCCTCAAGGTACAAGACTTCAGTACAAAAGAGGAACTCTCAGCTCTTGTATACGGCCGATTCACCTATATGGCAGGTAAATATGTAACCTTCAAGCTCACTCCTGGCACTATTGCAGCTATTGACTCGGAAGCTGTGCCTACTGCTTCGGGCATGGCCGGGTTCGCTCCGCAGCGGATTATAGCCCCAGGTTATTACTGGGCATCTGCTTATGACACACCACATACCGCTACGGTAGTCTGGCCTGCACAGCAGGGTGCAGCACAAACGGAGGATCGGAATGCGGACCAAGAGCCCTCACTTGATCAAGAGCCAACACCTGACCAGGAACCTGTAGTTGAAGAAGAGCCGGTAGTTGACCAAGAACCTCTTCCTGCTGAGGAGGAACCTGAAGAGACACCTGAACTGCAGCCATGA
- a CDS encoding hemolysin family protein yields MFVESDRYGLNLVLIALLIFLTAFFVAVEFAVVRLRSSRVDQLITEGRKNAKAVKKVLDNLDGYLSACQLGITITALGLGWLGEPTMEAIMHPLFSGLNIPESLGSVVSVIIAFALITYLHVVVGELAPKTLAIRKAETIALLTARPIIWFSKIMYPFIWALNGSANQLVRLFGVKPASEHEEAHSEEELRIILSESLESGKINQAEYGYVNRIFAFDNLMAKDIMVPRTDMICLYTGKTRQENLEIIKEQQYTRFPVVQESKDNVIGIINTKQFFLAYEDNPNLDVSDLIQPVMAVPEFIHVNTLLKRLQKDGTNMAILIDEYGGTSGLVTIEDILEQIVGEIRDEFDTEEEEDVKVWAPGHLTVNGKVSVMEVSSHLTSELDSGEWDTIGGWLFAQNSELGVGDSIVHGDYRYTVRKRKKNRYLMIEIIDKEASQIE; encoded by the coding sequence ATGTTTGTGGAAAGTGACAGGTATGGTTTGAACTTAGTATTAATCGCTTTATTGATTTTTCTGACAGCATTCTTTGTAGCTGTAGAGTTTGCAGTGGTTCGATTGAGGAGCAGCAGAGTGGACCAACTAATCACGGAAGGCCGTAAGAATGCTAAGGCCGTGAAGAAAGTACTGGATAACCTGGATGGTTATCTGTCTGCATGTCAGCTCGGTATTACGATTACTGCGCTCGGATTAGGATGGCTTGGAGAACCTACGATGGAAGCCATCATGCATCCTTTATTCAGCGGTCTCAATATCCCTGAAAGTCTGGGCAGCGTGGTGTCTGTAATTATTGCATTTGCCCTAATCACTTATCTTCATGTTGTCGTAGGTGAATTGGCACCCAAAACTCTCGCTATTCGCAAAGCTGAGACGATTGCTCTTCTTACGGCAAGGCCTATAATCTGGTTTAGCAAAATTATGTATCCTTTCATTTGGGCCTTGAATGGATCAGCCAATCAGCTTGTGAGACTCTTTGGTGTAAAGCCTGCTTCGGAACACGAGGAGGCGCACTCGGAAGAGGAGCTTCGTATTATCCTGAGCGAAAGTCTGGAGAGCGGCAAGATTAACCAGGCGGAGTACGGTTATGTGAATCGAATCTTCGCATTTGATAATCTGATGGCTAAGGACATTATGGTTCCCAGAACGGATATGATCTGTTTATATACAGGCAAGACAAGACAAGAGAATCTTGAGATTATCAAGGAACAGCAGTACACCAGGTTCCCGGTTGTTCAAGAGAGCAAAGACAATGTTATTGGTATTATTAATACCAAGCAATTCTTCCTTGCCTATGAGGACAATCCCAATCTTGATGTATCGGATTTAATTCAACCCGTAATGGCCGTTCCGGAATTTATTCATGTGAATACCCTGCTGAAGCGTCTTCAGAAGGATGGTACCAACATGGCGATTCTTATTGATGAATATGGCGGAACCTCGGGTCTCGTAACGATTGAGGACATTCTGGAACAGATCGTTGGCGAGATTAGGGACGAGTTCGATACGGAAGAAGAAGAAGATGTGAAAGTCTGGGCACCAGGACACTTGACTGTGAATGGTAAAGTGTCTGTAATGGAAGTTAGCAGTCATCTCACGAGTGAGCTTGATTCCGGAGAGTGGGATACAATTGGCGGCTGGCTCTTCGCACAGAACAGCGAATTGGGTGTAGGCGATAGCATCGTGCATGGAGATTATCGTTACACGGTTCGCAAGAGGAAGAAGAACCGCTATTTAATGATCGAGATAATTGATAAAGAGGCATCGCAGATCGAGTAA